Proteins from a genomic interval of Siniperca chuatsi isolate FFG_IHB_CAS linkage group LG10, ASM2008510v1, whole genome shotgun sequence:
- the LOC122882817 gene encoding uncharacterized protein LOC122882817 → MQQVAENLLTDIAKPWQKTARFYFRAQKHSSDNDILLQAVGSGEEKAQTQWAGTEVEGGEQELVLQSDIWAELKNLRDIVVEQRVELRHLTARVTAAESLVEALQKENTAMEARITAAESLAEELQMENDAQATELSVTQQKLSSLQQRLTVSECRVEELAKQQEGQNETVQELQNTNKVRKLAFSASLLASGEGNTGNADIVQLIYKNVFTNIGNHYNSNTGYFTAPVKGVYYFRFSGHVAHTNRGMLMRLVKNEHLIVAAGDRHTTYLDAEDCASIGAVLQLEVGDVVSCHY, encoded by the exons ATGCAACAG GTGGCAGAAAACTTACTGACTGATATTGCAAAACCTTGGCAGAAAACTGCTAGATTCTACTTTAG AGCtcagaaacacagcagtgacAATGATATCTTGCTTCAAGCTGTCGGGAGCGGGGAAGAGAAGGCTCAGACACAGTGGGCCGGGACTGAAGTTGAGGGAGGTGAACAAGAGCTGGTGCTTCAGTCTGACATCTGGGCTGAGCTGAAGAATCTGAGAGACATAGTGGTGGAGCAGAGAGTAGAGCTGAGGCACCTGACGGCCAGAGTGACAGCTGCTGAGAGCCTGGTGGAGGCCTTGCAGAAGGAGAACACAG CCATGGAGGCCAGGATAACCGCTGCTGAGAGCTTGGCAGAGGAACTGCAGATGGAGAATGACG CTCAAGCTACAGAGCTTTCAGTCACTCAGCAGAAGCTCAGCTCTCTGCAGCAAAGATTGACAGTCAGTGAATGTCGCGTGGAGGAGCTGGCAAAACAGCAGGAAG GACAAAATGAAACAGTGCAGGAACTTCAAAATACCAACAAAG TGAGAAAACTGGCTTTTTCTGCCTCCCTTCTGGCATCTGGTGAAGGTAACACAGGCAATGCAGATATTGTTCAACTCATCTACAAAAATGTCTTTACCAACATTGGAAACCACTACAACTCAAACACAG GTTACTTCACTGCACCAGTAAAAGGAGTGTATTACTTCAGATTTTCTGGCCATGTAGCACACACTAATAGAGGTATGTTGATGAGACTTGTCAAGAACGAACATCTCATAGTAGCTGCAGGTGACCGTCACACCACATACTTAGATGCTGAGGATTGTGCGTCCATTGGTGCAGTGTTGCAGTTAGAAGTGGGAGATGTTGTTTCG